In one Paenibacillus sp. JQZ6Y-1 genomic region, the following are encoded:
- a CDS encoding ABC transporter substrate-binding protein, which yields MQTSKWFSSSMMVLILVIVLAGCSGSQSGYDSSAQSNSGDIGNILTIGTATDIESFDPHNNNNTASEAVLVNMYDYLLKNDNNQKKVPVLATSWKQTDDNTWRFQLREGVTFHNGDPFTAADVKYTLERVAKDSSLKQNSYFNNITEVKVVDDHTVDIVTDGPDPLLLNRLSKMGAGILPSHYIEEHGMEQFLKQPVGTGPYKFKQWIKDDRVELVRNDDYFGDTPKWDEVVFRTIPASSTRVSQLLAGSIDIASSIPAADVKRIQQAKGKSIVKTPIQRVLQLILRMSDGSVTADSNVREAIDLAIDKQSLVDSIAGGAGVVTRTSVTPGNFGADSSLYKQTLYNPAKAKQLLQEAGYSRGGPQITMSASSQYKEYAEVVAGMLDQVGFQTTLDVLEPGAFSERYSSKSFKEAYMIGIGNSLFDASNNYIRYLKSEAEGETDYNNPKVEQLLQAAAVNMDSASREKQYQDVQQILAQDRPAVYLFQMEGVYGMDNRVTFAPRSDEMFYADEITPVNR from the coding sequence ATGCAAACGTCCAAATGGTTTAGCAGCAGTATGATGGTGTTGATCCTTGTCATTGTACTGGCAGGCTGTAGCGGCAGCCAATCGGGGTATGACAGTTCCGCACAGAGCAACAGCGGTGACATTGGCAATATACTGACGATTGGTACAGCGACAGATATAGAAAGCTTTGATCCTCACAATAACAACAATACTGCCAGTGAAGCAGTGCTAGTGAATATGTATGACTACTTGCTCAAAAACGATAACAATCAAAAGAAAGTGCCGGTACTTGCTACTTCTTGGAAACAAACGGATGATAACACTTGGCGCTTTCAACTGCGCGAGGGCGTAACATTTCATAACGGTGATCCATTTACGGCAGCTGATGTCAAATACACGCTTGAACGTGTCGCCAAAGACAGCTCGCTCAAGCAAAATTCCTATTTTAACAATATTACTGAGGTCAAAGTTGTGGATGATCATACCGTGGATATTGTGACGGATGGTCCTGATCCACTGTTGTTAAATCGTTTGAGCAAAATGGGTGCTGGCATTCTGCCATCTCATTATATTGAAGAACATGGTATGGAGCAATTTTTGAAGCAGCCAGTCGGTACAGGTCCTTACAAATTCAAGCAATGGATTAAGGATGACCGTGTAGAACTGGTGCGCAATGATGATTATTTCGGTGATACACCCAAATGGGATGAAGTGGTATTCCGCACCATTCCAGCATCCTCCACTCGTGTATCCCAATTGCTGGCAGGTAGTATTGATATTGCTTCCAGCATTCCAGCAGCTGATGTGAAGCGTATTCAGCAGGCAAAAGGAAAGTCTATCGTGAAAACACCGATTCAGCGCGTATTGCAGCTAATTTTGCGTATGAGTGATGGTAGTGTGACCGCCGACTCAAACGTACGTGAAGCGATCGATCTTGCCATAGATAAGCAAAGTCTAGTGGACAGCATTGCTGGGGGCGCAGGTGTGGTGACCCGTACGTCGGTTACACCCGGCAACTTTGGCGCTGATTCATCGCTGTACAAGCAAACGCTGTATAATCCAGCGAAGGCAAAGCAGCTATTGCAGGAAGCAGGTTATAGCAGGGGCGGACCGCAGATTACGATGAGTGCATCGTCGCAATATAAGGAATATGCCGAAGTTGTGGCGGGAATGCTAGATCAAGTAGGCTTTCAAACAACATTGGATGTGCTAGAACCAGGTGCATTCAGCGAACGATATAGCTCCAAATCGTTTAAGGAAGCATATATGATCGGCATTGGCAATTCGTTATTCGACGCTTCCAATAACTACATCCGCTATCTAAAATCGGAAGCAGAAGGGGAAACGGATTATAACAATCCCAAGGTGGAGCAATTGCTGCAAGCAGCGGCTGTTAATATGGATTCAGCATCACGTGAAAAGCAGTATCAGGACGTGCAACAGATTCTGGCGCAGGATCGCCCAGCAGTATATTTGTTCCAGATGGAAGGTGTATATGGTATGGACAATCGTGTCACATTTGCACCGCGCAGTGATGAAATGTTTTATGCAGATGAAATAACGCCTGTAAATAGATAA
- a CDS encoding GNAT family N-acetyltransferase produces MLELVNIDMEDQELRELLSYAVFPDDEVLDNVFEQYRSNPQQRLYKYIEEGEAIGIIGCAADQDMPDALRIRHMAIAPEERGLGYGRGIVLLLLEKEKPAMLMAETDAEGVEFYRNIGFSVVSTELDEETADSFVCIFHADEEDEEA; encoded by the coding sequence GTGCTTGAATTAGTGAATATTGACATGGAAGATCAAGAGTTGCGCGAACTGTTGTCCTATGCAGTGTTTCCAGATGATGAAGTGCTGGATAACGTATTCGAGCAATATCGCAGCAATCCGCAGCAACGATTGTACAAATATATCGAAGAAGGCGAAGCCATCGGTATTATCGGCTGCGCAGCCGATCAGGATATGCCCGACGCGCTGCGAATCCGCCATATGGCGATTGCTCCAGAAGAACGCGGTCTAGGATATGGACGCGGCATCGTGCTGCTATTATTGGAAAAAGAAAAGCCTGCTATGCTGATGGCTGAAACGGATGCGGAAGGCGTGGAATTTTACCGCAATATCGGCTTTTCTGTTGTAAGCACTGAGCTGGATGAAGAGACAGCGGATTCGTTTGTTTGTATTTTCCATGCAGATGAGGAAGACGAAGAAGCGTAA
- a CDS encoding class I SAM-dependent methyltransferase has protein sequence MCASFDTARESENQYHQQFYKDNKLFEDGSWMSRPTPLVMELLEKLQQYTPAPHVLDLACGVGRHAIPVAQKLEQGGKVTAVDLLEDAIQQLNQYADEYGVSDRIEGVVNDVEHYPIEREQFDYMIATGCLEHLSSEQAFRDTLRHMQEGTRIGGIHFISMTSSVQQIDQQSGAAEEGNIELNLSTEQLLDVLEEAYADWNIIARKAVAQAIEENKDDKEIELQGNWVTFAASKEPLQNKPELLRQTTQTE, from the coding sequence ATGTGTGCTTCATTTGATACAGCAAGAGAATCGGAAAATCAATACCATCAGCAGTTTTACAAAGACAACAAGCTGTTCGAAGACGGCAGCTGGATGTCTCGTCCCACTCCATTGGTCATGGAATTGCTGGAAAAGCTACAGCAATATACACCAGCACCGCATGTGCTGGATCTTGCCTGCGGAGTAGGTCGTCATGCCATTCCCGTTGCTCAAAAGCTGGAACAAGGCGGTAAAGTAACGGCTGTTGATTTGCTAGAGGATGCGATTCAGCAGCTGAATCAATATGCGGATGAATATGGAGTCAGCGATCGAATTGAAGGTGTTGTGAACGATGTGGAGCATTACCCAATTGAGCGAGAGCAGTTTGATTATATGATCGCTACTGGTTGTCTGGAGCATCTATCATCGGAGCAAGCATTTCGGGATACGCTGCGTCATATGCAGGAGGGCACGCGGATCGGTGGAATTCATTTTATTTCCATGACATCGTCTGTGCAGCAAATTGATCAGCAAAGCGGAGCAGCAGAGGAAGGCAATATCGAACTGAATCTCAGCACCGAGCAACTGCTTGACGTGCTGGAAGAGGCTTATGCTGATTGGAATATTATCGCGCGCAAAGCGGTAGCTCAAGCGATTGAAGAGAACAAGGACGACAAAGAGATTGAACTACAAGGCAACTGGGTTACGTTTGCAGCCAGTAAAGAGCCGTTGCAAAATAAACCAGAATTGTTGCGACAAACGACGCAAACAGAGTAA
- a CDS encoding cobalamin B12-binding domain-containing protein, producing MALQEKGTAGEQLIIQADRLAEQVTMMQYLKQPDLYQRFGAKGRDRTKQDSLYSLSYLAESVLMRSPALFMHYISWLKLLLSGYRVTREDLVVNLMAIRRVLQDHFDHSDKQHVLQYLDMGIDHVAAEQPEVSYISELAPFGNEAALYLERLIATDRKLAYEGIVQLLEHDVPIKQIYMHIFQAAQYEVGRLWQLGRINVAQEHYCTAATQSIMSRLYPYWLAAHQKGSTRRLVSACVGNEQHEMGIRMLTDFFEMEGWDTYYLGANVPDHSLLQSIVSYRADLIAISATMTFHVHLVQELIANIRSNEHTAGIKIIVGGLPFNIDRQLWKLVGADGYAPDADQAIQLADTLVPAARQQ from the coding sequence ATGGCTTTACAGGAAAAGGGAACAGCAGGCGAACAATTAATTATACAGGCGGACCGACTGGCAGAGCAGGTAACGATGATGCAATACCTGAAACAGCCGGATTTGTATCAACGTTTTGGAGCCAAGGGTAGAGACAGAACGAAACAGGATTCTTTGTACAGCCTCAGTTATCTGGCGGAAAGTGTACTTATGAGAAGCCCTGCGCTGTTCATGCACTATATCTCTTGGCTCAAATTGCTTTTAAGCGGTTATCGAGTCACTCGTGAGGACCTAGTCGTCAATCTGATGGCGATTCGTCGGGTGCTGCAAGATCATTTCGATCATAGCGACAAGCAGCATGTGCTTCAATATCTGGATATGGGGATTGATCACGTAGCCGCCGAGCAGCCCGAGGTCTCTTATATATCGGAGCTTGCGCCGTTTGGCAATGAGGCAGCGCTCTATCTGGAGCGGCTCATCGCCACAGATCGCAAGCTAGCGTATGAAGGTATTGTTCAACTGCTTGAACATGATGTGCCGATCAAGCAAATTTATATGCATATTTTTCAAGCTGCACAGTATGAAGTGGGACGCTTATGGCAGCTTGGCCGTATCAATGTGGCGCAGGAGCATTATTGCACCGCCGCAACCCAGAGTATCATGTCCCGACTGTACCCGTACTGGCTGGCTGCTCATCAAAAGGGCAGTACACGCCGCCTTGTCTCTGCTTGTGTCGGCAACGAACAGCATGAGATGGGAATTCGGATGTTAACCGATTTTTTTGAAATGGAAGGCTGGGATACGTACTATCTGGGTGCGAATGTGCCCGATCACAGTTTGCTTCAATCCATTGTAAGTTATCGAGCCGATCTGATCGCTATTTCGGCAACTATGACATTCCATGTGCATCTGGTACAGGAATTGATCGCCAATATTCGCAGTAATGAGCATACAGCCGGCATCAAGATTATTGTCGGCGGACTGCCATTTAATATAGATCGTCAGCTGTGGAAGCTAGTTGGAGCTGACGGTTACGCACCGGATGCGGATCAAGCGATTCAACTGGCTGATACTCTGGTACCTGCTGCGCGGCAGCAATAG
- a CDS encoding MFS transporter, with protein sequence MTQPTNIHTCTTDPPLISDTTDSTVSDSATLSTPLILLFAIACGLSVANMYYIHPMLNVIATDLHMDAAMSGSVITVTQLCYALGLLLLVPLGDRVPRRLLITGQMLLSVICLLFTALASGSFSFWIGIGAMGGLAVVAQTIVAAAASLSSPTQRGRTVGTVTSAIVIGILSARVIAGWLTDWSGWRSVYLCSAILLFIVALLIYRYFPVKAVSPSTCPYAPRLSYSELVWSTLQLFRELPILRIRAVLAMLTFAAFSTLWTTLVFPLSTAPFTWSHSAIGMLGIAGLAGALAASRAGRWADRGWMHRTSGGALVLLALSWLFTWQMYDHVWWLLVGIILLDLAVQAVHVTSQSMILAARPEAGSRLTGGYMIFYSIGSATGSLTATWVYAAHGWNGVCYLGLGYSLAALLFWSWTWRTQKDRHTEA encoded by the coding sequence ATGACTCAGCCAACGAATATACATACTTGCACGACTGATCCACCACTGATCTCAGATACTACAGATTCAACTGTATCTGATTCAGCTACGCTTTCGACACCATTGATACTGTTATTTGCAATCGCTTGCGGATTGTCTGTCGCTAATATGTATTACATTCATCCGATGCTAAATGTAATTGCCACCGATCTGCATATGGATGCTGCGATGTCTGGTTCAGTGATTACAGTCACGCAGCTCTGCTATGCACTCGGTTTATTATTGCTTGTACCGCTAGGGGATCGTGTACCACGTCGGTTACTAATTACTGGACAAATGCTGTTGTCTGTCATCTGCCTGCTATTCACTGCGCTGGCTTCGGGATCATTCTCCTTCTGGATCGGTATAGGTGCGATGGGTGGATTGGCAGTTGTTGCACAGACGATTGTTGCGGCGGCAGCATCTCTATCTTCACCGACGCAGCGTGGACGTACAGTTGGTACGGTAACAAGCGCTATTGTGATTGGCATTTTGTCGGCACGTGTTATCGCTGGTTGGTTAACCGATTGGAGTGGATGGCGGTCTGTTTATTTGTGTTCGGCGATATTGCTGTTCATTGTTGCCTTGTTGATCTACCGCTATTTCCCTGTAAAAGCAGTATCCCCTTCGACTTGTCCATACGCTCCTCGACTATCATATAGCGAGCTAGTATGGTCGACCTTACAGCTGTTTCGCGAGCTGCCTATATTACGCATTCGCGCGGTATTGGCTATGTTGACCTTTGCTGCGTTTAGTACCTTATGGACAACACTTGTGTTCCCACTAAGCACCGCACCGTTTACATGGTCGCATAGTGCCATTGGGATGCTCGGTATAGCGGGATTGGCAGGAGCATTGGCAGCCTCGCGTGCTGGGCGCTGGGCAGATCGGGGTTGGATGCACCGAACCAGTGGTGGTGCGCTTGTACTGCTAGCCCTCTCTTGGTTGTTTACGTGGCAGATGTATGATCATGTCTGGTGGCTGCTTGTAGGCATTATCCTACTCGATCTAGCCGTTCAAGCAGTACATGTAACAAGCCAAAGTATGATTTTAGCAGCACGTCCAGAAGCGGGCAGTCGCTTAACTGGCGGCTATATGATCTTTTATTCCATCGGTAGTGCTACCGGATCGTTGACCGCAACATGGGTATATGCAGCACATGGCTGGAATGGAGTATGCTATCTTGGTTTGGGTTATAGTCTGGCAGCTCTACTATTCTGGAGTTGGACATGGAGAACGCAAAAAGACCGCCATACCGAAGCATGA
- a CDS encoding antibiotic biosynthesis monooxygenase family protein, protein MYIVQSIVQVPDNKTEDVVQIYRDRSRIVDQQPGFVSFQLLQSEITSGELIVQMTWQSKDHYLAWVKSADFQRIHTLERQYPDRELTDIKPTVKRYLVRAE, encoded by the coding sequence GTGTATATCGTGCAGTCCATTGTTCAGGTGCCGGACAACAAAACGGAAGATGTCGTTCAGATTTACCGTGACCGGAGCAGAATAGTGGATCAGCAGCCGGGATTTGTATCTTTTCAACTTCTTCAGAGTGAAATCACATCGGGTGAACTTATTGTACAAATGACCTGGCAAAGTAAAGACCATTATCTTGCTTGGGTGAAAAGTGCCGACTTTCAGCGCATTCATACGCTGGAACGTCAATACCCGGATCGGGAGTTAACAGATATTAAGCCTACTGTGAAACGTTATCTGGTGCGTGCGGAGTAG
- the uraD gene encoding 2-oxo-4-hydroxy-4-carboxy-5-ureidoimidazoline decarboxylase, protein MAHQTQPWTSWTKEQFIAQFSGLYEHSPWVAEQAWEQAPFANLQDVLDKMKATVDTAGKEKQLELLRQHPDLGTRIQMTEHSQSEQAGAGLNNLTPEQYEKLSRLNREYTATYQFPFILAVKGRNAQQILDTMEQRNGQPAEQEFATALEQVHIIVGLRMRDWAAQQGLTL, encoded by the coding sequence ATGGCACATCAGACGCAACCGTGGACGTCATGGACAAAAGAACAATTCATCGCACAATTTAGTGGTTTATATGAACATTCTCCGTGGGTGGCAGAGCAAGCTTGGGAGCAGGCTCCCTTTGCAAACTTACAGGATGTGTTAGATAAAATGAAAGCAACCGTTGATACAGCGGGCAAGGAAAAGCAATTGGAGCTGCTGCGACAGCACCCTGATCTTGGCACACGCATTCAGATGACGGAGCATTCGCAATCGGAGCAGGCAGGTGCAGGACTGAACAATCTAACACCAGAGCAATATGAGAAGTTATCACGTCTGAATCGCGAATATACGGCAACGTATCAGTTTCCATTTATTCTAGCGGTTAAAGGGCGTAATGCGCAGCAGATTCTCGACACGATGGAGCAGCGTAACGGACAACCAGCTGAACAGGAGTTTGCAACGGCGTTGGAGCAGGTTCATATCATTGTCGGTTTGCGGATGCGCGATTGGGCAGCTCAGCAAGGGCTTACGTTATGA
- a CDS encoding PucR family transcriptional regulator: MQLTVKEALAVYPLSEARLVAGAGGTSRLMKSVNVMDAPDIADWIKSGEMLFTTAFLMKDDQEEAIKLMRRLNERGCAGMGVKLGRFWDVIPQAIIEEADRLQFPLLELPFEFTFSDQMNALFQVEHERSTKLLQSVLHKQKQLMQFALNKDSQSNVFSALESIIQYPVAIIGSRGHVLYNSGEGKEDGLLQGWPWKMALTRVKWNQGSCYRVPVMQRDEQYGFLLVFTDTAIQLREEEELFQQAAEVLAFHMDTTYREHINPGLQDKMRALVAEHLSRRISIIDLAQGAEKLGISLFNGPYQCVLTTLEPQAFSSEKRLAQIHQELQYNPLMQLFPSQHFRVEEGILSIYTCPSERDYGEELSAFLMNRFEDMAELASDGGSPRFWISNIKLKPDSFREAYQETVETRKLARRFGMSHMALQFHTLEFAYVFQHVPEHIMETYCNKVLEPLMIRDSDPNQVLMSTLEAFVENDGLINEAAKQLYVHRNTVTYRMDKIGSLLQMDFKKTNDLLKLKMVFTFRKFLKHKQQ, encoded by the coding sequence ATGCAATTGACTGTCAAAGAAGCGCTGGCTGTATATCCGTTGTCGGAGGCGCGTCTTGTTGCGGGTGCCGGGGGAACTTCCCGGCTGATGAAGTCGGTAAATGTCATGGACGCACCGGATATTGCCGATTGGATTAAAAGTGGAGAAATGCTGTTTACGACCGCTTTTCTAATGAAGGATGATCAGGAAGAAGCAATCAAGCTGATGCGTCGATTAAATGAGCGCGGTTGTGCGGGCATGGGCGTGAAGCTGGGCAGATTCTGGGATGTGATTCCGCAGGCGATTATTGAAGAAGCGGATCGACTGCAATTCCCGCTATTGGAGCTGCCATTTGAGTTTACCTTTTCAGATCAGATGAATGCGTTGTTTCAGGTGGAACATGAGCGTAGTACAAAGCTGCTGCAATCGGTGCTGCATAAGCAAAAGCAGCTGATGCAGTTTGCTTTAAACAAGGATTCGCAGAGCAATGTATTCTCAGCATTGGAGAGCATTATTCAATATCCAGTGGCGATTATCGGCTCGCGTGGTCATGTGCTTTACAATAGTGGCGAGGGCAAGGAAGATGGCTTGCTGCAAGGCTGGCCGTGGAAAATGGCATTGACCCGTGTGAAATGGAATCAGGGCAGCTGTTACCGAGTGCCTGTGATGCAGCGGGATGAGCAGTATGGCTTTTTGCTCGTATTTACCGATACGGCGATTCAGCTGCGTGAGGAAGAGGAATTGTTTCAACAGGCGGCGGAAGTGCTGGCTTTTCATATGGATACGACGTACCGCGAGCATATCAATCCGGGCTTGCAGGATAAAATGCGTGCGCTGGTGGCAGAGCATCTGTCCCGTCGCATTTCCATTATCGATCTGGCGCAGGGGGCGGAAAAGCTGGGCATCAGTCTATTTAATGGTCCATACCAGTGCGTACTGACTACATTGGAGCCGCAGGCATTTTCGTCAGAGAAACGACTGGCTCAGATTCATCAGGAGCTGCAATACAATCCACTCATGCAGTTGTTCCCCTCTCAGCATTTTCGGGTAGAAGAAGGGATATTGTCTATTTATACTTGCCCATCGGAACGTGATTATGGGGAAGAGCTATCGGCATTTTTGATGAATCGTTTCGAGGATATGGCAGAGCTGGCGAGCGATGGTGGCAGCCCGCGCTTTTGGATCAGCAATATCAAGCTGAAGCCGGATTCGTTCCGCGAAGCGTATCAAGAAACAGTAGAGACGCGCAAGCTTGCCCGCCGATTCGGGATGTCGCATATGGCGCTGCAATTTCATACGCTGGAGTTTGCCTATGTGTTCCAGCATGTGCCAGAGCATATTATGGAGACGTATTGTAACAAAGTGCTGGAGCCACTGATGATCCGCGATAGCGATCCAAATCAGGTGCTGATGTCCACGCTGGAAGCATTTGTTGAAAATGATGGGTTGATCAATGAAGCTGCCAAGCAGCTGTATGTGCATCGCAATACGGTAACCTACCGGATGGACAAGATCGGCAGTCTGCTGCAAATGGATTTTAAAAAGACGAACGATCTACTCAAGCTGAAGATGGTATTTACGTTCCGTAAGTTTTTGAAGCATAAGCAGCAGTAG
- a CDS encoding TetR/AcrR family transcriptional regulator: MARKREFDEEQVLEQVMQLFWQKGYEATSMSDLTAATGLQKPSLYAAYGDKMSLFEKALRRYNEQHLAKIQQLLDTGKTAKQSFEQVFRYVLQSTIENKNNDKEKNKNKDNRKILQEAGKDHVDNQSISDYGCYCLNTLVELAPHHQTFAVLTREHQMKLGELFTQRLQQAIQHGEYAASYNASGHAQIMLVQMIGLTVLLKANPDPSIIQHSAATFLSSLLG, from the coding sequence ATGGCACGCAAACGTGAATTTGATGAGGAACAAGTGCTAGAGCAGGTGATGCAGCTATTTTGGCAAAAGGGCTATGAAGCCACATCCATGAGCGATCTAACGGCAGCTACCGGATTGCAGAAGCCGAGTTTGTATGCTGCTTATGGCGATAAAATGTCGCTATTTGAAAAAGCATTGCGTCGATATAATGAGCAACATTTGGCAAAGATACAGCAACTACTAGATACAGGAAAAACAGCAAAACAATCATTTGAACAAGTATTCCGCTATGTATTACAGTCAACAATTGAAAATAAGAATAACGACAAAGAGAAAAACAAAAATAAAGATAACCGTAAAATCTTACAAGAAGCGGGTAAAGATCATGTGGACAATCAGAGCATTTCTGATTATGGATGCTACTGTCTCAATACGCTCGTCGAGCTGGCGCCACATCATCAGACCTTTGCAGTCTTGACACGTGAGCATCAGATGAAGCTAGGTGAGTTATTTACACAACGCTTGCAGCAGGCGATTCAGCATGGAGAATATGCGGCAAGCTATAACGCATCTGGGCATGCACAGATCATGTTAGTCCAGATGATCGGTCTGACTGTGCTGTTAAAAGCGAACCCTGATCCATCCATCATTCAGCATTCAGCAGCTACATTCCTATCTTCTTTACTTGGCTGA
- a CDS encoding ATP-binding protein, with protein MKAMMNAEHEIMVLRKTIEDLSHQIIQSKHQEEQALSEFSAMNNELVNLQRLLAKSNAELEAATEEALQANQARARFLAIMTHEIRTPMNGVIGMAEILLASDLTEEQKRSVMLIQESAELLLNMINNMLDLSKMEAGKMQLQEGIINMRLLLDHIIRLIEPKANENENTISAFIDYRVESDLIGDGGRIRQILLNLINNANKFTRNGKIEISIQLKENRANLQVLHIEVSDTGIGIAPDQQKNLFQPYAQADHPQQHNVEGTGLGLSICKSLVELMEGTIDLKSDTGKGSTFWFDIPLKKSPKVGAKPASVGAGDGLQEYSSAQNASSVSAIKATDQHILIVEDNPINSQVIQLQLKKMGMRNIHMAVNGQEALEVFQQQEYAMVLMDNRMPVMDGFQATRKIREMERMRVRHPVPIIALTANTSPEDRQRCLEVGMDDILTKPVNLESLTKILHKWLPAIGMTEMVLDMKVIQEIIELNDDGDPEVLRTLVEMYQTETPAKLDRLHQLSMEQNAQALAEAAHELKSGSLSIGVNHFSQLLAEIERKARTGDLNGVPAIIESLFPAYERARLELEQLVI; from the coding sequence ATGAAGGCAATGATGAATGCAGAGCATGAGATCATGGTTTTGCGCAAAACAATTGAAGATCTTTCCCACCAAATTATCCAGAGTAAGCACCAGGAAGAACAAGCGCTGTCCGAATTCTCAGCTATGAACAATGAATTGGTGAATTTGCAGCGTTTGCTTGCCAAAAGTAACGCCGAGCTGGAAGCTGCAACTGAGGAAGCGTTGCAGGCGAATCAAGCTCGTGCTCGCTTTCTAGCCATCATGACACATGAGATTCGTACACCGATGAATGGTGTGATCGGGATGGCTGAGATTTTGCTAGCTTCTGATTTGACCGAGGAACAGAAGCGCTCCGTGATGTTAATTCAGGAATCTGCGGAGCTGCTACTGAACATGATTAACAATATGCTGGATTTGTCTAAGATGGAGGCAGGCAAAATGCAGTTGCAGGAAGGCATTATCAATATGCGCCTGTTGCTGGATCATATTATCCGTCTGATTGAACCGAAAGCCAATGAGAATGAAAATACAATCTCTGCATTTATTGATTATCGTGTGGAAAGCGATCTGATCGGGGATGGCGGACGAATCCGCCAGATTTTATTGAACCTAATCAATAACGCTAATAAATTCACACGCAATGGCAAAATCGAGATCAGTATTCAACTCAAGGAAAACCGTGCAAATCTACAGGTTCTGCACATTGAGGTTTCAGATACGGGGATCGGTATTGCACCGGACCAGCAGAAAAACCTGTTCCAGCCTTATGCACAGGCGGACCATCCACAACAACATAATGTGGAGGGAACAGGACTTGGTCTGTCGATCTGCAAATCGTTGGTGGAACTAATGGAAGGAACGATTGATTTGAAAAGCGATACAGGAAAAGGATCTACCTTCTGGTTTGATATTCCACTGAAGAAAAGTCCAAAAGTGGGCGCAAAACCGGCATCTGTCGGTGCTGGAGATGGATTGCAGGAGTATTCATCAGCACAGAACGCTTCATCCGTATCTGCAATTAAAGCAACGGATCAGCATATTCTGATCGTTGAAGATAATCCGATCAACAGTCAAGTGATTCAGCTGCAATTGAAAAAGATGGGCATGCGCAATATCCATATGGCTGTTAACGGTCAGGAGGCGCTAGAGGTGTTTCAGCAGCAGGAGTATGCGATGGTGCTGATGGATAACCGGATGCCAGTGATGGACGGATTCCAAGCCACTCGCAAAATTCGGGAAATGGAGCGAATGAGAGTTCGGCATCCGGTGCCGATTATTGCGCTGACTGCCAATACTAGTCCCGAAGATCGTCAACGCTGTCTGGAAGTAGGCATGGACGATATTTTGACCAAACCTGTGAATCTGGAAAGTCTGACTAAGATTCTGCATAAATGGCTACCGGCTATCGGTATGACCGAAATGGTGCTGGATATGAAAGTGATTCAGGAGATCATCGAGCTGAATGATGATGGAGATCCTGAGGTACTGCGTACACTGGTGGAAATGTACCAAACCGAAACACCAGCCAAACTGGATCGATTGCATCAATTAAGCATGGAGCAAAATGCACAGGCATTGGCGGAAGCCGCTCATGAATTGAAATCGGGCAGTCTGAGTATTGGAGTTAATCACTTTTCCCAGTTGCTTGCAGAGATTGAACGCAAAGCACGTACAGGTGATTTGAACGGTGTACCAGCTATTATAGAATCATTGTTTCCAGCGTATGAACGCGCGCGCTTGGAACTGGAACAGCTGGTTATCTAA